The following are encoded together in the Arcticibacterium luteifluviistationis genome:
- the gcvT gene encoding glycine cleavage system aminomethyltransferase GcvT — protein sequence MTEIKNIPLNNLHVELGGKIVPFAGFNMPVRYSSDIEEHMAVRESVGVFDVSHMGEFYLKGEGALDLIQRVSSNDASLLYNGKAQYSYLPNETGGVVDDLLVYRIDEDEYMLVVNASNIEKDWNHIQKYNTGNVEMVNWSDDLCLFAVQGPKSIATLQKLTHIPLDNIEYYTFTKGTFGDVKDVILSATGYTGAGGFELYVPKENAEALWHKIFEAGAEFDIKPIGLGARDTLRLEMGYCLYGNDLSDTLSPLEAGLSWVTKFTKDFVNSENLKAEKEAGVKRKLVGIELIDKGIPRAHYEVCDAEGETIGEITSGTISPMLKKGIALGYVSKAFSKTGTEVFVKVRNKTLKAVVKRPPFVKTGV from the coding sequence ATGACAGAGATTAAGAACATTCCGCTTAACAACCTTCATGTAGAACTTGGAGGAAAAATAGTCCCTTTTGCAGGTTTTAATATGCCAGTTAGGTATTCTTCAGACATTGAAGAGCACATGGCAGTGAGGGAGTCTGTGGGTGTTTTTGATGTGAGTCATATGGGTGAGTTTTATCTGAAAGGAGAAGGTGCTTTAGATTTGATTCAAAGAGTATCTTCAAACGACGCATCATTACTTTATAACGGAAAAGCTCAGTACAGTTATTTGCCAAACGAAACAGGTGGTGTAGTAGATGACCTTTTAGTGTATAGAATTGACGAAGACGAGTATATGTTGGTGGTTAATGCCTCTAACATTGAGAAAGATTGGAATCACATTCAAAAGTATAATACCGGAAATGTAGAAATGGTAAACTGGTCAGACGACCTGTGTTTGTTTGCCGTGCAAGGGCCTAAATCCATAGCAACGCTTCAAAAATTGACGCACATTCCTTTAGATAATATTGAATACTACACTTTCACCAAAGGTACTTTTGGCGATGTAAAAGATGTTATTCTTTCCGCAACTGGATATACTGGAGCTGGTGGTTTTGAACTTTATGTTCCTAAAGAAAACGCCGAGGCTCTATGGCATAAAATTTTTGAAGCAGGGGCTGAGTTTGACATAAAACCAATAGGTTTAGGTGCCAGAGATACCTTAAGACTAGAAATGGGTTATTGCCTTTATGGCAACGACCTTTCTGATACATTATCACCTTTAGAGGCGGGTTTGAGTTGGGTAACTAAATTCACTAAAGATTTTGTGAATTCAGAAAACTTAAAAGCGGAGAAGGAAGCAGGAGTAAAAAGAAAACTTGTAGGAATTGAGTTGATTGACAAAGGTATTCCAAGAGCACATTATGAAGTTTGTGATGCCGAAGGGGAAACGATTGGAGAAATCACTTCTGGAACAATATCACCAATGCTTAAAAAAGGAATTGCTTTGGGTTATGTAAGTAAGGCGTTTTCAAAAACCGGAACGGAGGTTTTTGTTAAAGTGAGAAATAAAACATTAAAAGCTGTGGTGAAAAGACCACCTTTTGTAAAAACTGGAGTTTGA
- the fabG gene encoding 3-oxoacyl-[acyl-carrier-protein] reductase, with protein MRLENKVAIITGGARGIGKATAELFVKEGAKVVIWDVLEAGEATALAIDETGKQCVFQKVDVKDMKSIESAVDETISRFGKIDILVNNAGILRDKSFLKMSQDEWQSVIDINLTGVFNCTKFVVPHMVEEKYGRVICTSSVVGITGGFGQTNYVATKAAIIGMVKTWAKEFGKYNITANAVAPGFIKTDMTDSIPEEIRNGFIADIPVRRLGEPTDIANAYLFLATEEASYISGHTLSVNGGVA; from the coding sequence ATGAGATTAGAAAACAAAGTAGCTATTATCACAGGAGGAGCCAGGGGCATAGGAAAAGCTACGGCAGAACTGTTTGTGAAAGAAGGAGCAAAGGTTGTTATCTGGGATGTTTTAGAAGCAGGTGAAGCTACAGCTTTGGCGATTGATGAAACTGGGAAACAATGCGTTTTTCAAAAGGTTGATGTAAAAGATATGAAGTCAATCGAATCGGCTGTTGATGAAACAATAAGTCGTTTTGGTAAAATTGACATATTGGTAAACAATGCAGGAATTTTAAGAGACAAAAGTTTCTTGAAAATGAGTCAAGATGAATGGCAGTCTGTTATTGATATCAATCTAACAGGTGTTTTTAATTGTACGAAGTTTGTGGTGCCTCACATGGTTGAGGAGAAATATGGTCGTGTAATTTGTACATCTTCGGTGGTAGGAATTACGGGTGGCTTTGGTCAAACGAATTATGTTGCTACTAAAGCGGCCATTATTGGAATGGTAAAAACATGGGCAAAAGAGTTTGGCAAATATAATATTACTGCCAATGCAGTAGCTCCAGGTTTTATAAAAACCGACATGACAGATAGCATTCCAGAAGAAATTAGAAACGGGTTTATCGCCGACATTCCGGTGAGAAGACTTGGAGAGCCAACTGATATTGCAAATGCATATTTGTTCTTAGCTACGGAAGAAGCCTCCTATATTAGCGGGCATACACTTTCTGTAAACGGAGGAGTAGCCTAA
- a CDS encoding acyl-CoA dehydrogenase, giving the protein MQGINFDLSEEQLAVQEAARDFAEKELLHDAIERDTHSKFPEKQVKMMGELGFLGMMVDPAYGGGGMDTISYVLALEEIAKIDASAAVIMSVNNSLVCWGLEKYGTEAQKEKYLKPLALGEKLGCFCLSEPEAGSDATSQKTTAIDKGDHYLVNGTKNWITNGGSSDIALVIAQTDADKGHRGINALIIEKGTEGFVVGKKEDKMGIRSSDTHSLMFSDSKVSKENRIGDDGHGFKFAMGTLDGGRIGIAAQALGIASGAYERALQYSKERKAFGKEISKHQAIQFKLADMHTKIEAARFLIYKAAFEKDQGRNYSESAAMAKVYASEVAMWVTTQAVQVHGGYGYVKEYHVERMMRDAKITEIYEGTSEIQRLVIARSILK; this is encoded by the coding sequence ATGCAAGGAATTAATTTTGATTTATCGGAAGAACAGTTGGCTGTTCAAGAGGCTGCCCGTGATTTTGCGGAGAAAGAATTGCTCCATGATGCTATTGAGAGAGATACGCATTCAAAATTTCCAGAAAAGCAGGTAAAAATGATGGGAGAGCTAGGCTTTCTCGGAATGATGGTAGACCCAGCGTATGGTGGCGGTGGGATGGACACCATTAGTTATGTACTCGCTTTAGAGGAAATAGCCAAGATAGACGCATCGGCAGCCGTAATTATGTCTGTAAACAACTCTTTAGTTTGTTGGGGACTTGAAAAATACGGTACGGAAGCCCAAAAAGAAAAATACTTGAAGCCTTTGGCTTTAGGAGAAAAGCTAGGCTGCTTTTGTCTTTCAGAGCCGGAAGCGGGTTCGGATGCAACCTCCCAAAAAACGACAGCTATTGATAAAGGAGACCATTATTTGGTCAATGGGACTAAAAATTGGATTACGAATGGCGGCTCTTCTGATATTGCCTTGGTGATAGCTCAAACCGATGCAGACAAAGGTCACAGAGGTATAAATGCCTTAATTATAGAAAAAGGAACAGAGGGTTTTGTGGTTGGGAAAAAAGAAGACAAAATGGGTATTAGATCTTCAGACACACATTCTTTAATGTTTTCTGATTCTAAAGTTTCAAAAGAGAATAGAATTGGAGACGATGGGCATGGTTTTAAGTTTGCCATGGGCACACTTGATGGCGGAAGAATTGGTATTGCGGCTCAAGCATTAGGAATAGCTTCAGGTGCATATGAGAGAGCTCTTCAATATTCTAAAGAAAGAAAGGCTTTTGGGAAAGAAATTTCAAAACATCAAGCCATTCAGTTTAAACTGGCAGATATGCATACTAAAATTGAAGCGGCAAGGTTCTTAATTTATAAGGCGGCTTTTGAAAAAGACCAAGGGAGAAACTATTCTGAGTCGGCTGCTATGGCCAAAGTTTATGCCTCAGAAGTTGCAATGTGGGTGACCACCCAGGCGGTTCAAGTGCATGGTGGTTATGGCTATGTAAAAGAATATCATGTGGAAAGAATGATGCGTGATGCCAAGATTACTGAGATTTATGAAGGAACATCAGAGATTCAAAGGCTGGTAATTGCGAGATCAATATTGAAGTAA
- a CDS encoding helix-turn-helix domain-containing protein, giving the protein MEDYNKIIESLGVKFAKARHINILQPIRIKNFYDVENTLLILYDGNVKLEGIDEEIEAGDMLFIPGGKSSNITYGTGEPKNITYEEFMTRREHYFDAMTIPHEIGKVRNSFGLIAFEAKVFDSVNFFTSLDIPPFFIKNDSKLAGLIKDILVEDFTDEAGRGRVIMNKTEEVVIEIIRFILRNKMFVEQLATNSTYFKDPRLIDIFAYIKENLEGDLSNKQLANVANVSEDYVGQYFKMLTGINPQDYIEYQRMEAAVTLLRTSKKSIRAIGAEVGYKDTAYFCRRFKMMFGIPAGKMRRRESLLIG; this is encoded by the coding sequence ATGGAAGATTATAATAAAATAATTGAATCGCTGGGAGTGAAGTTTGCGAAAGCAAGGCACATTAACATTTTACAGCCAATAAGAATCAAGAATTTCTACGATGTGGAGAACACATTGTTAATCCTATATGATGGCAACGTGAAGCTAGAAGGGATTGATGAGGAAATTGAAGCTGGCGACATGCTTTTTATTCCTGGTGGAAAATCTTCTAACATTACTTACGGTACTGGTGAGCCTAAAAACATTACATACGAAGAGTTCATGACTCGAAGAGAGCATTATTTTGATGCTATGACCATTCCTCATGAAATAGGAAAGGTGCGTAACTCTTTTGGACTTATTGCTTTTGAAGCTAAGGTTTTTGACTCAGTTAACTTCTTTACCTCTTTAGATATCCCTCCGTTTTTTATCAAGAATGATAGCAAACTAGCTGGTCTTATTAAGGATATTCTTGTTGAAGACTTTACGGACGAAGCAGGTAGGGGTAGAGTGATAATGAATAAAACCGAGGAGGTTGTTATTGAAATCATTCGCTTTATCTTAAGAAATAAAATGTTTGTAGAGCAATTAGCCACAAACAGTACGTATTTCAAAGACCCTCGTTTGATAGACATTTTTGCTTATATCAAGGAAAACTTGGAAGGCGATTTGTCAAACAAGCAACTAGCCAATGTGGCTAACGTTTCTGAAGATTATGTAGGTCAATACTTCAAAATGTTGACAGGTATTAATCCTCAAGATTATATAGAGTATCAAAGAATGGAGGCTGCGGTAACCCTTCTAAGAACTTCTAAGAAAAGTATTCGTGCCATTGGTGCGGAGGTTGGTTATAAAGACACCGCCTATTTCTGTAGAAGATTTAAGATGATGTTTGGTATTCCAGCAGGAAAAATGAGACGTAGAGAAAGCTTATTGATAGGCTAA
- a CDS encoding penicillin acylase family protein gives MKNTLLLFLIAFSSYAQINTANIQIARDQWGVPHIFGKTDPEVAYGLAWAHAEDDFKTIQLTLLAGKGMLGKLKGKDGAAVDYVVGLLKTQEIAKAKMHTLSPEFTALAKGYLAGLNRYASLHPEEVLVKNSFPISMNDYVSSLILSLSVISGADGVIKDIYGGTIEKPETKEEIKGSNAFAFSSAKTTTGETFLNINSHQPLEGPVAWYEAHLQSEEGWNMLGGLFPGGCVIFHGVNENLGWAHTVNHQDKIDVYKLEMKSKNSRKYLFDGVWRKLEKNKVKLKVNLGWITLPIGKKAYWSEYGATLKTKGGVYSIRMGANQDIRGVEQWYKMNKATSYQEFHKAMEMVAIPGFNTVYADNQDNIFFVSNGKIPIRNPQYDWSGVLPGNTSETLWSEFHPLEDLPQYLNPKSGYLFNSNNTVFNASAESDNLNPEGIDPTMGYPLKDNNRSMRFVERMKDYHKLTYDDFKSIKYDGQYPAKFHFPLDINIIWEMESEKYPEIAKEIELLQNWNRKSDIENTGAGFFAILAYEIIAVTKGFKEIEVLSKELATKAIQASKEHLMANFGTTEVALGEVQKLVRGEKAIPLPGLPDVLAAMYTSSYKDGMRKGMAGESYIQLVRFKKNQMPEIETVINYGASNHPESPHYADQMEMFVNQKTKRMTLNKTEVLKNAERVYSPK, from the coding sequence ATGAAAAATACACTTCTACTCTTTCTAATAGCATTCTCTAGCTACGCTCAAATAAATACTGCCAACATTCAAATTGCGAGAGACCAGTGGGGTGTTCCACATATTTTCGGAAAAACCGACCCAGAAGTGGCTTACGGACTAGCATGGGCTCATGCCGAAGACGACTTCAAAACCATCCAATTAACACTACTTGCAGGAAAAGGAATGCTTGGCAAACTCAAAGGAAAAGACGGTGCTGCTGTAGATTATGTAGTAGGCCTTTTAAAAACACAAGAAATAGCTAAAGCAAAAATGCATACCCTTTCGCCTGAGTTCACGGCTTTGGCCAAAGGCTACTTAGCTGGACTAAACCGATATGCGAGCTTACACCCGGAAGAAGTTTTGGTCAAAAACTCCTTTCCTATTAGCATGAATGACTATGTCTCCTCCTTGATACTTTCTTTATCCGTTATTTCTGGGGCCGATGGTGTTATTAAAGACATTTATGGCGGAACTATAGAAAAGCCCGAAACCAAAGAAGAAATAAAAGGCTCAAACGCCTTTGCATTCTCCTCTGCCAAAACAACGACAGGTGAAACCTTTTTAAACATCAACTCTCATCAACCTTTAGAGGGACCAGTGGCTTGGTATGAGGCACACCTTCAAAGTGAAGAAGGGTGGAATATGCTTGGTGGGCTTTTTCCGGGAGGCTGCGTTATTTTTCATGGTGTCAATGAAAATCTAGGATGGGCTCATACGGTAAATCACCAAGACAAGATAGATGTCTATAAACTAGAGATGAAGTCGAAAAACTCTAGAAAGTATCTCTTTGATGGTGTTTGGAGAAAGCTTGAAAAGAATAAAGTTAAGCTAAAAGTAAATCTAGGGTGGATAACCTTGCCCATTGGCAAGAAGGCTTATTGGAGTGAATATGGTGCTACCTTAAAAACAAAAGGCGGTGTTTATTCCATAAGAATGGGAGCGAATCAGGACATTAGAGGTGTAGAACAATGGTATAAAATGAATAAAGCTACCAGCTATCAAGAATTCCATAAAGCCATGGAGATGGTGGCAATTCCTGGATTCAATACCGTATATGCGGACAATCAAGACAATATCTTCTTTGTCTCCAACGGTAAAATTCCGATTAGAAACCCCCAATATGATTGGTCAGGTGTTTTACCAGGAAATACCTCAGAAACACTCTGGTCGGAATTTCACCCTTTAGAGGACTTGCCTCAGTACTTAAACCCTAAGTCTGGCTATTTATTCAATTCAAATAATACCGTTTTTAATGCTTCTGCCGAATCTGACAATCTAAACCCTGAAGGCATTGACCCAACTATGGGTTACCCTTTAAAAGACAATAACAGGAGCATGCGATTTGTAGAAAGAATGAAAGACTACCATAAGCTGACCTATGATGACTTTAAATCCATTAAATATGATGGTCAATATCCTGCGAAATTTCACTTCCCTTTAGATATTAATATCATCTGGGAAATGGAAAGCGAGAAGTACCCCGAAATAGCTAAGGAGATAGAATTGCTTCAAAATTGGAATAGAAAATCTGATATTGAAAATACGGGTGCTGGCTTTTTCGCAATTCTTGCCTATGAAATCATAGCAGTAACAAAAGGCTTTAAAGAGATTGAGGTATTATCAAAGGAATTGGCGACTAAAGCCATTCAGGCTAGTAAAGAACACTTAATGGCTAATTTTGGGACTACGGAAGTCGCTCTAGGAGAAGTACAAAAATTAGTAAGAGGAGAAAAAGCGATTCCATTACCCGGACTTCCAGATGTTTTAGCAGCCATGTACACGAGTTCTTACAAAGACGGTATGCGTAAAGGAATGGCCGGTGAATCTTACATACAGTTAGTACGCTTTAAAAAGAATCAAATGCCTGAAATAGAAACCGTCATAAACTACGGTGCTTCTAACCACCCAGAAAGCCCACACTATGCCGACCAAATGGAAATGTTCGTAAATCAAAAGACCAAGAGGATGACTTTAAACAAAACTGAGGTATTGAAAAATGCGGAAAGGGTTTATTCGCCCAAATAA
- a CDS encoding purine-cytosine permease family protein, whose translation MSEAVVAEEYEREPVPKKAQKGWKSFLGMYAGEHAAGTEFVIGPLFLTTGVSAFDLLAGLFVGNLMAVLSWRFLTAEIGVKNRLTLYFQLEKICGKSLVKFYNIANGILFCFLAGSMLTVSATAVGIPFDMDMPKLTDVMPNGITWIIIVVILGAITTIIAAKGYETVSKAANWMSPIIIVGFVAAAIVAMGQLEIHSFSDFWNIWGEGKEPFPGQIKYTFWHVAIWSWFANAAMHVGMSDLSVFRYAKSAKSGWTTAAGMYVGHYIAWIAAALLYAVYLKTPEAINFLANGEAPSVAPGPLAYNAIGAFGVLVVLLAGWTTANPTIYRAGLAFQTLFPKMKSSGATIIAGVIATAAGIFPAFAMQLLDFVAVYGFILAPVGAIIVFDQFFSSKFDVSSNYAEKNKLNLNWAVLLAWALSVCGFYFYAKTNGVFLSFLTLPAWISCGVLFLVFSKIMQKKTS comes from the coding sequence ATGAGCGAAGCAGTTGTTGCTGAAGAATACGAAAGAGAACCCGTTCCTAAAAAAGCACAGAAAGGATGGAAAAGCTTTTTAGGCATGTACGCTGGTGAACATGCCGCAGGTACTGAGTTTGTCATTGGCCCCCTTTTCCTAACCACGGGCGTTAGTGCTTTTGACCTTTTGGCTGGTCTTTTTGTTGGAAACCTAATGGCCGTACTTTCTTGGCGATTCTTAACCGCCGAAATTGGTGTCAAAAATAGACTCACTTTATACTTCCAATTAGAAAAAATTTGTGGCAAAAGCCTCGTCAAGTTTTATAACATTGCCAACGGTATTCTTTTCTGCTTTTTAGCAGGTTCCATGCTCACAGTATCGGCCACTGCTGTAGGTATTCCATTTGACATGGATATGCCAAAACTAACCGATGTTATGCCTAACGGTATCACTTGGATTATAATCGTGGTTATTTTAGGAGCTATCACCACTATTATAGCCGCCAAAGGTTATGAAACAGTCTCCAAAGCTGCCAACTGGATGTCTCCTATCATTATTGTAGGTTTTGTAGCTGCTGCTATTGTAGCCATGGGTCAATTAGAAATTCATAGCTTTTCTGACTTCTGGAACATTTGGGGTGAAGGTAAAGAGCCTTTCCCTGGTCAAATCAAATATACATTTTGGCATGTTGCAATTTGGTCCTGGTTTGCTAATGCTGCCATGCACGTTGGTATGTCTGATTTATCCGTTTTCCGTTATGCAAAATCTGCAAAATCAGGTTGGACTACCGCTGCAGGAATGTATGTAGGGCATTACATCGCTTGGATAGCTGCCGCATTACTTTATGCCGTTTACCTTAAAACTCCAGAGGCCATAAACTTTTTAGCAAATGGAGAAGCTCCTTCTGTAGCTCCTGGGCCACTTGCATATAACGCGATAGGAGCCTTTGGTGTATTAGTTGTTCTTCTTGCCGGATGGACTACAGCAAATCCAACTATTTATAGAGCTGGTTTGGCTTTTCAGACTTTGTTTCCAAAAATGAAATCTAGTGGTGCCACCATTATAGCAGGTGTGATAGCCACAGCAGCGGGGATATTCCCTGCTTTTGCCATGCAATTATTAGATTTTGTAGCTGTTTATGGTTTCATACTAGCTCCAGTGGGTGCCATTATCGTTTTTGACCAGTTTTTCTCCTCTAAATTTGACGTCAGTTCTAATTATGCAGAGAAGAACAAATTGAATCTAAACTGGGCTGTTCTTTTAGCTTGGGCATTGAGTGTTTGTGGATTCTACTTTTACGCCAAAACGAATGGCGTTTTCTTATCGTTCTTAACACTTCCTGCATGGATTTCTTGCGGTGTTCTTTTCTTAGTATTTAGTAAAATAATGCAAAAGAAGACCTCATAA
- a CDS encoding tetratricopeptide repeat protein, with protein MKLRLTETKVLDKKGETALEIIKVYNRNNPDSADKYIGLAKEWLKESPTTKLRARLLLYEANYLQNRGEFKESVDRNHQAIELYESINDIQGLASGYNTLGITYKKQGGDNKDVVAFSNKALMYEKRSLEYYEQANDFDGLLRVYSNIGIIYRDLLEYDLAEASYLKGIAQAESAGYTSYSLAILKANLSQIYLDHYHNYDRAIELLNEALVLYKKNGVLDSQEHAYRNLAYNYTKKKEHQKAIFYANKAVEIAEEVKDDFRKVNAYSSLYNAQKAAGLFEASLLNYEYVNNLKDSLLSIEKTTIIAEMDSRFESVKKEAKIEVLNKAHELDRWKIWGLLAALLALGLFIYGLVQKKKWDALLKEKEISVANENLRVSELELESKKKELTAKVVQLALKNEFLGSLSTEIDTLKNNVDSSVAKASSKITRMIKRDIDGDKQWDKFSEEFSSIHQGFIQSLSEKHGPFSKTEIRLISLLKMNLSSKEIASILGISSDGVKKGRYRLRKKIHIEESQLQNYLLNYN; from the coding sequence TTGAAGCTTCGTCTCACGGAGACTAAAGTCTTAGATAAGAAGGGTGAAACGGCCTTAGAGATTATAAAAGTTTATAATCGGAATAATCCAGATTCGGCAGATAAATACATTGGTCTTGCTAAGGAGTGGCTTAAAGAAAGCCCAACAACCAAACTAAGGGCTAGGTTGCTACTTTATGAAGCAAATTACTTACAAAACCGTGGAGAGTTTAAAGAAAGTGTAGATAGGAACCATCAAGCTATTGAACTATACGAAAGCATTAATGACATTCAAGGCCTGGCTAGTGGGTATAATACGCTAGGCATTACATATAAAAAGCAAGGAGGAGACAATAAGGATGTGGTAGCCTTTTCAAATAAGGCACTCATGTATGAGAAAAGGTCTTTGGAGTATTATGAACAGGCTAATGACTTTGATGGTTTGCTCAGGGTTTATTCTAACATTGGTATAATATACCGTGATTTGCTTGAATATGATTTAGCAGAAGCGTCTTATTTAAAAGGCATAGCTCAGGCAGAAAGTGCAGGATATACCAGTTATAGCTTAGCCATACTTAAAGCAAACCTTTCACAAATATATCTAGACCATTATCATAATTACGACAGGGCTATTGAACTTTTGAATGAAGCATTAGTGCTGTATAAGAAAAATGGAGTTTTAGATAGTCAAGAGCACGCATATAGAAATCTGGCTTATAATTACACGAAGAAGAAAGAACATCAGAAAGCTATTTTCTATGCAAACAAAGCTGTGGAAATAGCAGAAGAGGTAAAGGACGACTTCAGGAAAGTGAACGCCTATTCATCGCTTTATAATGCTCAAAAAGCAGCGGGTCTTTTTGAGGCATCCCTTTTAAATTATGAATATGTTAATAATCTTAAAGACAGCTTGCTGTCTATTGAGAAAACTACCATTATTGCGGAGATGGACTCTCGGTTTGAGTCGGTAAAAAAGGAAGCTAAAATTGAAGTACTAAACAAAGCTCACGAATTAGACCGGTGGAAAATTTGGGGTTTATTGGCAGCACTCCTTGCTCTTGGTTTATTTATTTATGGTTTAGTTCAAAAAAAGAAATGGGACGCCCTTTTAAAGGAAAAAGAGATAAGCGTAGCTAATGAAAACCTTAGGGTTTCTGAATTAGAGTTAGAATCAAAGAAGAAGGAGCTTACTGCTAAGGTTGTTCAATTGGCACTGAAAAATGAATTTTTAGGTAGCCTAAGTACGGAAATTGATACGCTTAAAAATAATGTGGATAGTTCTGTAGCCAAAGCTTCGAGTAAAATAACACGGATGATTAAAAGGGATATAGACGGTGATAAACAATGGGATAAGTTTAGCGAGGAGTTTAGCAGTATTCACCAAGGTTTCATCCAGTCCCTGTCTGAAAAGCATGGCCCTTTCTCAAAGACTGAAATACGTTTAATATCTCTTTTGAAGATGAACTTAAGTTCAAAGGAAATTGCGAGTATTTTGGGTATCTCTAGTGATGGGGTGAAAAAAGGGAGATACCGCCTTAGGAAAAAGATACATATTGAAGAGAGCCAATTGCAGAATTACCTTTTGAATTATAATTGA
- a CDS encoding sulfatase family protein, which produces MKTLLVKLLFVVTICVTISCSKRQEKAKSDKPNIILFVADDHGTDAIGAYGNTVIKTPNLDKLADEGVMFTNAYCTSASCAASRSVILSGQFGHATGSYGHVHDYHHFSTYDNIKSLPVLLNEAGYETARIGKYHVAPEKVYHFETVLEADPRNTVEMAEKCNDVLKSDKPFFLYFCTDDPHRGHPFEPDPWYTPNSFGNKKGGYEGVEEIVYDPAKVLVPDFLPDTKESREEIAQYYQSISRIDQGFGKLMQMLQETGKTENTIVIYISDNGMAFPGAKTTVYEPGIRLPCIVKDPTKNLKGLTNETLISWVDLTPTILDMAKVDFDKNEFHGKSFNDDIGIAKARNEVYASHTFHEITMYYPMRVVRSGNYKLIWNIAYRLEYPFASDLWASSTWQSVYRSKVAYFGPKKVKDYLFRPEFELFDLEKDPNESKNLAYSEGFEPILEEMKGKLKTFQKNTSDPWLIMWDHDSSLQGTGVDL; this is translated from the coding sequence ATGAAAACCCTCCTTGTAAAACTTCTATTTGTCGTCACTATCTGTGTTACGATTAGCTGTTCTAAGCGTCAAGAAAAAGCTAAATCAGACAAGCCAAACATTATTCTTTTTGTAGCCGATGACCACGGCACAGACGCCATTGGAGCCTATGGCAATACCGTCATAAAAACGCCCAACTTAGATAAACTGGCGGATGAGGGAGTCATGTTTACAAACGCGTATTGCACCAGTGCCAGTTGTGCTGCGAGTAGGTCTGTTATCCTTTCAGGGCAGTTTGGTCATGCTACTGGCTCTTATGGGCATGTGCACGACTATCACCATTTTAGTACTTATGATAATATTAAGTCGCTTCCAGTTTTGTTAAATGAAGCGGGCTATGAAACGGCACGCATTGGAAAATATCACGTAGCACCAGAAAAGGTATATCATTTCGAGACCGTTTTAGAAGCCGACCCAAGAAATACGGTAGAAATGGCGGAAAAATGTAATGATGTTCTGAAGTCGGATAAGCCCTTCTTTTTGTATTTCTGTACAGATGACCCACACAGAGGGCATCCTTTTGAGCCAGACCCATGGTATACACCAAATAGTTTTGGGAATAAGAAGGGTGGCTATGAGGGCGTGGAAGAAATAGTGTACGATCCAGCAAAAGTATTAGTACCAGATTTTCTGCCAGATACCAAGGAAAGTAGAGAAGAAATAGCTCAGTATTATCAAAGCATATCGAGGATAGATCAAGGTTTTGGCAAATTGATGCAAATGCTTCAAGAAACAGGAAAAACTGAGAATACTATTGTTATCTATATTTCGGATAATGGTATGGCCTTTCCTGGTGCAAAAACGACGGTTTACGAACCGGGAATAAGGCTTCCATGCATTGTCAAAGACCCAACAAAAAACTTAAAAGGGCTTACTAATGAAACGCTGATTTCATGGGTAGACCTAACGCCCACCATTTTGGATATGGCAAAAGTGGATTTCGATAAGAATGAATTTCATGGTAAGTCCTTTAATGATGATATAGGCATAGCAAAAGCACGGAACGAAGTATATGCTTCGCATACTTTTCATGAGATAACCATGTATTATCCAATGAGGGTAGTAAGAAGCGGCAATTATAAACTTATTTGGAACATTGCTTATAGGCTAGAGTACCCCTTCGCTTCAGACTTGTGGGCATCTTCTACTTGGCAAAGTGTTTATCGTAGTAAGGTAGCGTATTTTGGACCCAAGAAGGTGAAAGATTATTTATTTAGACCAGAGTTTGAGCTTTTCGACCTTGAAAAAGATCCTAATGAATCTAAGAACCTAGCCTATAGCGAGGGTTTTGAGCCCATCTTGGAAGAAATGAAAGGCAAACTAAAAACATTCCAAAAGAACACTTCTGACCCTTGGCTAATCATGTGGGATCATGACTCCTCCTTACAAGGGACCGGAGTTGATTTATAA